The following nucleotide sequence is from Chlorogloeopsis sp. ULAP01.
CTGAACATGAACAATTGGTGAGAAGTTAGTATTTTATCCGAAGGTAGAGCTAAAATTGGCGTGCTTGCGATCCCGAATCGCGAGCGCCCCATTTGTAAATCTTCTAACTCTAGCAGTTTAACTAGCCTGACAAGATTAGCGATCGCACAACATCTCAAGCCATATTGATTTCTAGGTGCGTTGGCGTTGAGCGATTTGTATTAATAGCCGTAATGCTTCGTTGACAGACTCATCAGTTGGAAATGCCTGTGCAACGTCAGGATCGAGCAACACGAGATTAGTTCCGGCTTTGTAGCGTTCTGCATACTTTCCCCTCACACCACCTGTCATTTTGGAAAAGTCGTATTCAGGACGTAGCTCATTCTCAAACTCGTTTTCATTCTCCTTCATAGAACCTCCGTTCTTGGCGTGTTGCTTCTCGTGTACTTATGATCCGGATACGTTCATCTCGGTCAGTATGAGATACTACCAGCAAACGACCATACCTGGATAATCCGATGGTAACGTATCGGTTCTCTCCTATCGAGTGGTCAGGATCTGGAAAGGTTAATGATAAAGTATCACCGAAGACTGTAGCGGCTTCCTTGAATGAAACACCGTGTTTTTTCAAATTTCTGTCTGCTTTATCAGGATTCCATTCAAATTCCATGTGCAAAGTTGCATTAGTTGTTGTTCTAATCAGCTTATCAACATCTCAAACTGTTACCAGCAAGGATATAAACCACAACACCTGCAAGCATTTAACAAAACTGTCCACAGCGATCGCACAACTTACTCACTTGTTAGAAAAATCCGATTCAAGTGCAATGAAACATCTTCAAACCCAGGAATAACCACTGATTGATGAGGGAGAGAAATTTGTTTGCCCAGATAGTTAAACTCACCTTGAGCATTTTGATACGGCTGACTGTAATGCTCTAGTTGGCGAGAATTTAAATTCACAATCCAATAATCGGAAATTCCAGCTTCTGCGTACAATTCTAGTTTTGTGGTTTGGTCGTAATCTACAGTAGTGTCCGAAATTTCGATTACCAACAAAATATCTTCGGGATAAGGATGATGAGCGAGATAATCTTCATCCCTCCCACGTGCAATCACGACATCCGGCTCAGGCTCGCTGTGATTGGGAAGAGTAATCGGATCTTGCCCACGGATGACTACGCTATCCCCTAAAAGCCGATCCAGTTGACGGCACAAAATAGAACCGCAGACGGTATGAGGCGTTACCTTTGCAGTCATCTGAATCAGTTCTCCTCGAATTAATTCAATGCGATCGCCTTCCGTCAAAAATCCGAGTTCAATCAGCCTATGATATTCGTCAATTGTGAATCGCTTCGGGGTGATAACATTCATGAGACACTTTTTACTTGTACGCTAGCAGAGATTATCTTGACTTTACACTCAACGCCTCAAACTGCTGCCAACAAAGATACAACGCCCGTGGCACGTGAAAGCAGCCTTTCCATTTGCCACCTTTGAGATTTAACAATACTTCCCCACGGCGATTGAGGTAGCCAAACCACTCGCCGTATTCTGGATCGGCAAAGTGCGGCCAAGCATAATCGTGCATCTTTTTATACCATTCCCAACACGCTTCCCGCCCCGTCAAGTGATAGCCCATTGCTAATGCAACTAAAGATTCTAAGTGTACCCACCATAACTTTTGATCCCATTCCAGTTGCTGGGGGGGATGTCCGTCTGCATCCATAAAGTAATACAATCCGCCATATTCACTATCCCAAGAAAAATTGAGAATATTTAGTACCACTTCAACGGCTTGGTTAATTGTTTTGGTATCGTTTTTGCGGCGGGCAATGTCCATAATAAACCACATTGCTTCGATGCCGTGTCCAGGGTTAATTAGCCGCCCGTCAAAACAATCTATATGAGCACCGTCGGGGGCAACGTTTTCGTACATCAGTCCCCGTTTTGAATCGAGAAAATCGCTCATTACTTCCTGAACTGTTGCAGCTAAAACTTGCTCAAGAGTTTCGCCCGGCAGCAACCATTCCATTTCTAAAGTTAAATTGGCTAGAATCATCGGCACTGCCAAGGATTTCATCGGGCGCGTACCGGAATAAGTTTTGTTATATTTGCCCTTGGGGTTGTCCTTACGGCGCAAAACGTTATTATAAGCTTGCATTGCCACGTCCTTTGCCCATTCTTCGCCACAAGCAAGGGCGTACTGGCTAAATGCCATTGCTGCAAAGCAATCCGAAAAGATATTGTAGGGCTGAACTAATGGCTTGCCTTCACGGGTGATGGCAAAGTACCAGTTACCGTCAAGATCTCTGCCATGTTGGGCGAGAAAATTAGCACCATTGCTCGCAATTTTCAGCCAATTTTCGCGTTTTTCTAACTGGTTGCAAAGCATGGAAAAAGTCCACACCTGGCGGTTTTGCAACCAGATAAATTTGTCTGTGTCATAAACTTTGCCTTGGCGATCAAGACAGGTAAAATAGCCGCCTTGCTGCCAGTCGAGCGAGTGTTTTTCCCAAAAGATTAGTACGTTGTTGAGGAGCGCATTTTTGTAAAGTTCAGCGAGTTCTTTAAAGTTATGCTCCATAAGTTTTCTCCCCTTTTGTCCCAAAAACAACAGCTAAAGCCGTTTTATTCTCGTCAATTATCGCTTTGCAGTGGCTCGACTACAAGTATTCTTTGGATCTGTTGTGCGATCGCTCACCTGGAAAAAGGGGACAGTGATAGGTTACAGGGAATAGGTGAAGAGGACATGGAAACACAGTGACGCAAAGAGGGGGCGACGCGGAGAATTTATCAAAAATATTCCCCGTGTCCTCCTGCCCTACCAAAGGATACGCCACTAACTAACGCAACGCCTTACGGCGAACGTGTCTACTGCCATCTGCCTTGTACTTGGTTATCTCACTTGTTCACTTAAGGGCTGAGAATTTTGTAAATTCATGACACTGCCGATGTTTGGTTGATTCTGTCCCCACTCAATTAACTGCGTGAGTAAAGACATAGGAACTTTAGCTTTGGTGGCAGCTTCTTGTCTGGTTTTGCCTCGACGCAACAAAATAATTGCATCTTGAGTTTGTCTCCACGTTCTAGTGTAGGGCTTGATTTTACCTTCACGCCTTGCTACCACTAATCCACGAACAACAGCATTAGCATCACTAATCGACTGTTGTGAGTAATTAACTTCTTGGATTGGCGATGATTTCGTGACAATTGAGGTGTCTTCTGGAGGTTTAACTTCAGAAGCAAGTAAGCTAGAGGCAATGGTTGGTTGATTATTGCCCTGCTCAATTAATTGCGTGAGTAAAGACATAGGAACTTTAGCTTTGGTGGCAGCTTCTTGTCTGGTTTTGCCTCGACGCAACAAAATAATTGCATCTTGAGTTTGTCTCCACGTTCTAGTGTAGGGCTTGATTTTACCTTCACGCCTTGCTACCACTAATCCACGAACAACAGCATTAGCATCACTAATCGACTGTTGCGAGTACTGAACTTCTTGGCTTGAAGTTGATTTAGCAGTAGTTGAAGCACGTTTTGGTTGCACCCTAGCAGCAGGTGTTTTGGGGGTAGTATAAGCCTGTCTTGATGGAATAGTTCTACTGGGTGGGGTGAAAGCTCTGCTAGGTGTAGTTGGTATAACGGGAGGAATTGAAGTTCTTGGAGGAACTGTAGTCGCACTAGATATAGGTGTTCTAGCAACATTAGTGGAAGACTGGCTGGGTGTGCCTGGCGACACAGGAGGTGATGGCTGACTAGGAATTATAGCCCTACTAGGTACACTTGCCCGATTAATGTTACTGGAAGGTAGGCGCGGGATAATTTGATTGTTGGGAGTAGTGTAAGCCTGGCTCGGCGTAGTTGGCATTCTAGGAAGAATGGAAGTTTGGTTAGGAACTGCCCTACCAGGCACGATCGCTCTATCGCTAATATTGGGAGATACTCCTGGAATATTTTGATTACCAGGAGCGATCGGCGGCATATTAGGAAATTCTAAGTCAACTGGTGGATCTATAGGATATCCACTTGGGATATTTACGGTATCTGGAATAGTATCAAATTTGCCAGGTGTCCTTGCAGTATTGGGTGTAATTGTAGTATTAGGAGTGGTTGCAGAATTGTTAGCAGCATCACTAGTATCAGCAGCAATATTACCACTACTACTATTGCGAACCCGATTACAGGCTATTAAATAGCTAGATACTACAATAAGTACTAGATAAAATAGCACATTTTTTGTTCTTTTCACTTTTTCCTCACCAATTGTGGCAATTACTTGAGAGATTCATCTCAACATTGCAGGATAGTTTGTTCAGGCTACTGCTTTGCCTTTGAGGCATTTCCTCCAGCAATTTGAAAGTGTCACTCTCTCATGACTTGACCTAGCTTTATCAACAAGGTCTAGAAATTAACCCTAGTATCTGAGGAAAATATCTTTCACTTCAGAGAAAGAAACTATCGTAATTCTCTTTCATGTCAGTATTTCCTGCCACTGGAGGAAGGTGTTAGAACTTAACTTTTTTCTAATTTTAACAATTTCGTGCTTTACGATCGCACAAAACTTGAGGAGGAAACAGATAGATATCCTTTTTCTAGGACATCTTGTGGATTCAAAGTTGCATTAGCCTGAATCAACCGTGCCACTATACCTGTCCATCCTGTTTGATGGCTAGCACCAATCCCTGCACCATTATCGCCATGAAAATACTCGTAAAATAGTATTAAATCTTTCCAGTGAAAATCGTTCTGAAATTTCTCAGTATTTCCATAAACAGCACGGCGACTTTGCTCATTACGGAGAAATATTTTGGTTAAGCGGTTACTAATTTCGTTGGCAACTTCCCACAATGTCATTTGATTGCCAGATCCAGTTGGACATTCAACTTTGAACTCATCACCGTAGTAGGAATACATTTTCCTCAAAGATTGAATCAGCAAGGCATTTACTGGCATCCAAATCGGCCCGCGCCAGTTAGAATTACCACCAAATAGTCCTGTAGACGATTCTGCAGGTTCATAATCAACACGGTAAATATTGCTACCTACTGCAAAAATGTAAGGATTGTCTTTGTGATAACCAGAGAGAGCGCGGATGCCGTAATCACTCAAAAACTCCGATTCATCCAGCATCTTTTCTAAGATCCGGCGTAATTTATCTTGGTTCACAGGCGATAGTAAACGCCTGCCAGCAACGCCAGGTTGTGCCGGATTACTGATATTCTGCAAGTATGG
It contains:
- a CDS encoding BrnT family toxin; the encoded protein is MEFEWNPDKADRNLKKHGVSFKEAATVFGDTLSLTFPDPDHSIGENRYVTIGLSRYGRLLVVSHTDRDERIRIISTREATRQERRFYEGE
- a CDS encoding Uma2 family endonuclease, producing MNVITPKRFTIDEYHRLIELGFLTEGDRIELIRGELIQMTAKVTPHTVCGSILCRQLDRLLGDSVVIRGQDPITLPNHSEPEPDVVIARGRDEDYLAHHPYPEDILLVIEISDTTVDYDQTTKLELYAEAGISDYWIVNLNSRQLEHYSQPYQNAQGEFNYLGKQISLPHQSVVIPGFEDVSLHLNRIFLTSE
- a CDS encoding AGE family epimerase/isomerase → MEHNFKELAELYKNALLNNVLIFWEKHSLDWQQGGYFTCLDRQGKVYDTDKFIWLQNRQVWTFSMLCNQLEKRENWLKIASNGANFLAQHGRDLDGNWYFAITREGKPLVQPYNIFSDCFAAMAFSQYALACGEEWAKDVAMQAYNNVLRRKDNPKGKYNKTYSGTRPMKSLAVPMILANLTLEMEWLLPGETLEQVLAATVQEVMSDFLDSKRGLMYENVAPDGAHIDCFDGRLINPGHGIEAMWFIMDIARRKNDTKTINQAVEVVLNILNFSWDSEYGGLYYFMDADGHPPQQLEWDQKLWWVHLESLVALAMGYHLTGREACWEWYKKMHDYAWPHFADPEYGEWFGYLNRRGEVLLNLKGGKWKGCFHVPRALYLCWQQFEALSVKSR
- a CDS encoding ABC transporter ATP-binding protein, yielding MKRTKNVLFYLVLIVVSSYLIACNRVRNSSSGNIAADTSDAANNSATTPNTTITPNTARTPGKFDTIPDTVNIPSGYPIDPPVDLEFPNMPPIAPGNQNIPGVSPNISDRAIVPGRAVPNQTSILPRMPTTPSQAYTTPNNQIIPRLPSSNINRASVPSRAIIPSQPSPPVSPGTPSQSSTNVARTPISSATTVPPRTSIPPVIPTTPSRAFTPPSRTIPSRQAYTTPKTPAARVQPKRASTTAKSTSSQEVQYSQQSISDANAVVRGLVVARREGKIKPYTRTWRQTQDAIILLRRGKTRQEAATKAKVPMSLLTQLIEQGNNQPTIASSLLASEVKPPEDTSIVTKSSPIQEVNYSQQSISDANAVVRGLVVARREGKIKPYTRTWRQTQDAIILLRRGKTRQEAATKAKVPMSLLTQLIEWGQNQPNIGSVMNLQNSQPLSEQVR